One genomic segment of Deltaproteobacteria bacterium includes these proteins:
- a CDS encoding ArsA family ATPase, protein MKIIFFTGKGGVGKSTMSAAAAWQLSKDHRVLIVSLDPAHNLGDVFNVSLNDRKRKYTDTLFLQEVDLQKLSRDYLKREIDVLSGTYRYLQTLNLDNYFSVLKYSPGIEEYALLTSIENIIRQETSFDFIVFDTPPTGLTLRFLALPRVTITWIERLIQIRRAIIEKRYTIHRLRGALDTEETVLSYREDDDDALRRLKKLEANYQGLNKILQGDTCSVILVCNPDLLSLKESQRLISGLDDLNLPLRAIIDNKVTGENGEMAEYVEKELQTRAARIPVQQVRLSRELMEKRNDRLFDIEEDLTHLVNP, encoded by the coding sequence ATGAAGATCATCTTTTTCACCGGGAAGGGCGGCGTGGGGAAATCCACCATGTCCGCGGCGGCGGCCTGGCAACTGTCGAAAGATCACCGCGTCCTCATCGTCTCGCTGGACCCCGCCCACAACCTGGGCGACGTCTTCAACGTCTCACTGAACGACAGGAAGCGCAAATACACGGATACCCTCTTTCTCCAGGAAGTGGACCTCCAGAAGCTTTCCCGGGACTATCTCAAGCGGGAGATCGACGTTCTCTCGGGGACCTACCGGTACCTGCAGACGCTGAACCTCGACAACTATTTTTCCGTGCTCAAGTACTCGCCCGGCATCGAGGAATACGCGCTCCTGACAAGCATCGAGAATATTATACGGCAGGAAACATCCTTTGATTTCATTGTCTTCGACACGCCGCCCACGGGGCTGACGCTCCGGTTCCTCGCGCTCCCCCGGGTCACGATCACCTGGATCGAGCGGCTCATTCAGATCAGGCGGGCGATCATTGAAAAGCGCTATACTATACACCGTCTCAGGGGCGCCCTGGACACGGAGGAAACGGTCCTTTCCTACCGTGAAGACGACGATGACGCGCTGCGCCGCCTGAAAAAACTGGAAGCGAACTATCAGGGATTGAATAAAATCCTCCAGGGTGATACATGTTCCGTAATTCTCGTCTGCAATCCCGATCTGCTGTCACTGAAGGAATCGCAGCGCCTGATCAGCGGCCTTGACGATCTGAACCTCCCGCTGCGGGCCATCATCGACAACAAGGTGACCGGGGAGAACGGCGAGATGGCGGAATACGTGGAGAAAGAGCTGCAAACCCGGGCGGCCCGGATCCCGGTACAGCAGGTCAGGCTTTCCCGGGAACTGATGGAAAAGAGGAACGACCGTCTCTTCGACATCGAGGAAGACCTGACACATCTCGTCAACCCATAG
- a CDS encoding carbon starvation protein A yields the protein MTTLIIVLGFAIYLILYFTYGKKLESDVVMATDVNEAPSKRLYDGVDYISARKEVLFGHHFASIAGAAPIIGPALAMCWGWAPALLWVWFGNIFIGAVHDYLALMASVRYDGKSIQFVATDLMGKRTGYAFYWIVFFLLILVVAAFAAIVGRMFVSTPAIASAYVWKIVAALILGVLLYRVKLNFVVATIIGILMLAGAIWLGTVTPIPATYGTWMWVFFFYIIIAAAIPVNILLQPRDYLNSWLLYAGLVVGFIAAIFAFRGFEVPAFSSFSPVLLGGKATPFWPAIPLVIACGSLSGFHSLVASGTTSKQLDKETDALFVGYGSMFTEGFLSTVVIVSIAGFGYTALMNAGVTTEALNPGNWGAAFTKVSAGAKLSAANLFVQSYADMVNATWLSVIPTQFVKVLAGMWVASFAMTTLDTTNRLARYCISEMVAPFKETSPAFFNLLTNRWIASTIPAAIGVYLAASGNWLIIWGSFGAANQLIASIALMTGAAFVAKKMKSSFASAAVIPAWLLWITVTCALIWFIIFVQPDAITAKPVPGWTVMIILVIMFVMNFIFIYDFVKTKAYKVE from the coding sequence ATGACGACATTAATCATTGTTCTCGGTTTCGCGATCTATCTGATCCTGTATTTCACCTATGGAAAAAAGCTTGAAAGTGACGTGGTGATGGCCACCGATGTCAATGAAGCCCCGTCAAAGCGGCTCTATGACGGGGTGGACTACATATCGGCCCGCAAGGAGGTGCTCTTCGGCCACCACTTCGCGTCGATCGCCGGCGCGGCGCCGATCATCGGACCGGCGCTGGCAATGTGCTGGGGCTGGGCCCCGGCCCTCCTCTGGGTGTGGTTCGGCAATATCTTCATCGGCGCCGTCCATGACTACCTGGCGCTCATGGCATCGGTCCGCTACGATGGAAAATCCATCCAGTTCGTCGCGACGGACCTCATGGGCAAGAGAACGGGCTATGCCTTCTACTGGATCGTGTTCTTTCTCCTGATCCTGGTCGTGGCCGCCTTCGCCGCCATCGTGGGCCGCATGTTCGTCAGTACGCCGGCAATCGCCTCCGCCTATGTATGGAAGATAGTGGCGGCGCTCATCCTCGGCGTTCTGCTCTACCGGGTCAAGCTGAACTTCGTCGTGGCCACCATTATCGGCATTCTCATGCTGGCCGGCGCCATCTGGCTCGGTACGGTGACGCCCATTCCCGCGACCTACGGGACATGGATGTGGGTGTTCTTCTTCTACATCATCATCGCCGCGGCCATTCCCGTGAACATTCTGCTGCAGCCCCGTGATTACCTGAACTCCTGGCTCCTCTATGCAGGACTGGTCGTAGGATTCATCGCGGCCATCTTCGCCTTCAGGGGATTCGAGGTCCCGGCCTTTTCAAGTTTCTCACCCGTTCTCCTGGGCGGGAAGGCAACGCCCTTCTGGCCGGCGATCCCGCTGGTCATCGCCTGCGGTTCTCTCTCGGGGTTCCATTCACTGGTGGCCTCTGGTACCACGTCAAAGCAGCTCGATAAGGAAACCGACGCCCTCTTCGTCGGATACGGCAGCATGTTCACCGAGGGATTTCTGTCCACGGTCGTTATCGTGTCCATTGCCGGGTTCGGGTACACGGCACTGATGAACGCGGGGGTCACCACGGAAGCCCTCAATCCCGGAAACTGGGGGGCCGCGTTCACCAAAGTTTCGGCGGGTGCGAAGCTCTCGGCGGCGAACCTCTTTGTCCAGTCTTACGCTGATATGGTGAACGCCACGTGGCTGAGCGTGATACCGACGCAGTTCGTCAAGGTCCTCGCCGGCATGTGGGTCGCCTCGTTCGCCATGACGACCCTTGATACGACGAACCGGCTGGCCCGTTACTGCATCTCGGAAATGGTCGCTCCTTTCAAGGAGACCTCGCCGGCATTCTTCAATCTCCTGACCAACCGCTGGATCGCCTCGACCATTCCCGCCGCCATCGGCGTCTACCTGGCCGCCAGCGGCAACTGGCTGATCATCTGGGGATCCTTCGGCGCGGCGAACCAGCTCATCGCCTCCATCGCCCTGATGACCGGCGCGGCCTTCGTTGCGAAAAAGATGAAATCCAGCTTCGCCAGCGCCGCGGTCATCCCGGCCTGGCTGCTGTGGATCACCGTCACCTGCGCCCTGATCTGGTTCATCATCTTTGTCCAGCCCGATGCCATCACGGCAAAACCGGTACCGGGATGGACGGTCATGATCATCCTGGTGATCATGTTCGTCATGAACTTCATCTTCATCTACGACTTTGTGAAGACCAAGGCATACAAGGTAGAATAA
- a CDS encoding AAA family ATPase, with protein sequence MCAIELNPQFLKALDLMEKTDRPVLVTGRAGTGKSTLLDYFRGTTEKRAVFLAPTGVAAVNIRGQTIHSFFGFKPDVTPSSIRKTRDEGRKNLFRKLRTIVIDEVSMVRADLLDCVERFLRLNGPEEGSPFGGVQMIFIGDMYQLPPVVTSREKELFREHYKSPYFFSARAMEGLDMAFVELEKIYRQTDDAFIGILNAIRNRTVTDEELAVLNRRCDPDFVAPAREFYIHLTSTNDLADRVNEEHLGRLRGKTRSFDGFVQGDFGGEYLPTAHTLRLKKNAQIMMLNNDTYGRWINGTIGRVKGFSTNEDDEDVILAKLDNGLDVEIEPYTWEIYRFFLKGGELASEPVGSFTQFPLRLAFAVTIHKSQGKTFHHAVIDVGRGTFAHGQMYVALSRCTSLEGIVLKQPVQKRHILMDWEVVRFLTGYQYAQAETLLPREEKIRRIEQAIARGTTLDIVYLKSKDEKSRRTVRPLSVGPRVYKGHSFLAMEAYCLQRCSDRVFNVDRILEMTISTPS encoded by the coding sequence ATGTGCGCGATCGAGCTCAATCCACAGTTCCTGAAAGCCCTCGACCTGATGGAGAAAACCGACCGCCCCGTCCTTGTCACCGGCAGGGCGGGGACCGGCAAGTCCACCCTTCTGGACTACTTCCGCGGCACCACGGAGAAACGGGCCGTTTTTCTCGCGCCGACGGGCGTGGCCGCCGTGAACATCCGGGGGCAGACGATCCACTCCTTCTTCGGTTTCAAGCCCGATGTGACCCCGTCGTCGATCAGGAAGACCCGCGACGAAGGGCGGAAGAATCTCTTCCGGAAGCTCCGGACGATCGTCATCGACGAAGTCTCCATGGTGCGGGCGGACCTGCTGGATTGCGTGGAACGCTTCCTGCGGCTCAACGGCCCCGAGGAAGGCAGCCCCTTCGGCGGCGTGCAGATGATCTTCATCGGCGATATGTACCAGCTTCCGCCCGTCGTCACCAGCCGCGAAAAGGAGTTGTTCCGCGAGCACTACAAAAGCCCCTATTTCTTCAGCGCGCGGGCCATGGAAGGCCTTGACATGGCCTTTGTGGAACTGGAGAAGATCTACCGCCAGACCGATGACGCCTTCATCGGCATTCTCAACGCCATCCGGAACCGGACCGTCACCGACGAGGAGCTTGCCGTCCTCAACCGCCGCTGCGATCCCGATTTCGTCGCTCCGGCGCGGGAATTCTATATCCACCTGACCAGCACGAACGATCTCGCCGACAGGGTCAACGAGGAGCACCTGGGAAGGCTCCGCGGCAAAACCCGGTCCTTCGACGGGTTCGTGCAGGGCGATTTCGGCGGGGAGTACCTGCCAACGGCCCATACGTTGCGGCTGAAGAAGAACGCCCAGATCATGATGCTGAACAACGACACCTACGGGCGCTGGATCAACGGGACCATCGGACGGGTGAAGGGGTTTTCAACGAACGAGGATGATGAAGATGTCATTCTTGCAAAACTCGACAACGGACTGGACGTCGAGATCGAACCCTACACCTGGGAGATCTACCGTTTCTTTCTGAAGGGCGGCGAGCTCGCCTCGGAACCCGTCGGCTCGTTCACCCAGTTCCCGCTGCGTCTCGCCTTTGCCGTAACGATCCACAAAAGCCAGGGGAAGACCTTCCACCACGCCGTCATCGACGTGGGCCGGGGCACCTTCGCCCACGGGCAGATGTACGTGGCCCTGTCACGGTGCACGAGCCTTGAGGGCATCGTCCTCAAGCAGCCCGTCCAGAAGCGCCACATCCTGATGGACTGGGAGGTCGTGCGTTTTTTGACGGGCTACCAGTACGCGCAGGCGGAAACCTTGCTGCCCCGGGAAGAGAAGATACGCCGCATCGAGCAGGCCATCGCGCGGGGAACCACCCTTGACATCGTCTACCTCAAATCGAAGGATGAAAAGAGCCGCCGGACGGTGCGGCCCCTTTCCGTCGGCCCCCGCGTCTACAAGGGCCATTCCTTCCTGGCGATGGAAGCATACTGCCTTCAGCGCTGTTCGGACCGGGTCTTCAACGTCGACCGGATACTGGAAATGACGATCAGCACACCATCCTGA
- a CDS encoding alpha/beta hydrolase, which produces MARFDDMTGRYVYLTIDGIEYRVYYEENGRGIPLLLQHTAGSDGRLWRHLLADREVAQDFRMFAYDIPFHGKSLPPDGSRWWEKEYKLTQDFLMKFVVTLSHELELERPVYMGCSIGGHLAPDLALYYPDEFRAVIGIESAHYTPGLNQKWLDHPRINSRFNSHIAYDMMGPASPEERKRETCWCYSQGGPGVVKGCLNYHSVEHNLIDQADRIDTSKTAVYLLTGEYDFSCPPMISEMLANDIEGAKFQVIEGMGHFPMSEDPVRFREYILPVLREIKETR; this is translated from the coding sequence ATGGCACGATTCGACGACATGACCGGACGGTACGTCTATCTCACCATCGACGGCATCGAATACCGGGTGTACTACGAGGAAAACGGCCGCGGCATCCCCCTGCTGCTCCAGCATACGGCGGGTTCCGACGGACGGCTCTGGCGGCATCTCCTCGCCGACCGGGAAGTGGCCCAGGATTTCAGGATGTTCGCCTATGATATTCCCTTTCATGGGAAATCGCTTCCGCCCGACGGCAGCCGGTGGTGGGAGAAGGAATACAAGCTCACTCAGGACTTTCTCATGAAGTTCGTCGTAACCCTGAGCCATGAGCTGGAACTGGAACGTCCTGTTTACATGGGATGCTCCATCGGCGGGCACCTCGCGCCCGACCTCGCCCTGTACTACCCCGACGAGTTCCGGGCCGTCATCGGCATCGAGTCGGCCCATTACACGCCCGGCCTGAACCAGAAATGGCTCGACCATCCGCGGATCAACAGCCGGTTCAACAGCCATATCGCCTACGACATGATGGGACCCGCCTCGCCGGAGGAGCGGAAGCGGGAGACCTGCTGGTGTTACAGCCAGGGGGGGCCGGGAGTCGTGAAGGGTTGCCTCAATTACCACAGCGTGGAGCACAACCTCATAGACCAGGCCGACAGGATCGACACATCGAAAACGGCCGTGTATCTCCTGACGGGGGAATATGACTTCAGCTGCCCGCCCATGATCAGCGAGATGCTCGCCAACGACATCGAGGGGGCGAAGTTCCAGGTCATCGAGGGCATGGGGCATTTCCCCATGAGCGAGGACCCGGTCCGATTCAGGGAATATATTCTGCCGGTGCTGAGAGAGATAAAAGAAACACGTTGA
- a CDS encoding enoyl-CoA hydratase/isomerase family protein, whose translation MTDFSYTIDDGIALLTMARGENRFNPDFLHKLNDILDRIEADDDVQVLVATSAHPKIFCNGIDLEWVVPVLRARDTKAFYAYLADMNALMKRITLFPMPTVAAVNGHAFAGGAVLCCCFDFRFMRTGQGFFSIPEVDVGVPFLPGMIAVLKKAMPVSTLEELQYTGKRMTAEEGVARGLIHTACPPESLIDEAMAFARTLRKRRDVIAEMKDVMYRDVVQTIDVEDPKKIAAGWHRWFIK comes from the coding sequence ATGACGGATTTTTCCTACACCATTGACGACGGCATCGCCCTGCTCACCATGGCGCGCGGAGAGAATCGCTTCAACCCGGATTTCCTGCACAAGCTCAATGACATCCTGGACCGTATCGAGGCCGATGATGATGTCCAGGTGCTCGTGGCGACATCGGCCCACCCGAAGATATTCTGCAACGGGATCGACCTTGAATGGGTGGTCCCCGTGCTCCGGGCCAGGGATACTAAAGCCTTCTATGCCTACCTGGCCGACATGAACGCCCTCATGAAGCGCATTACGCTGTTCCCTATGCCCACCGTCGCGGCCGTCAACGGACACGCCTTCGCCGGCGGTGCCGTTCTGTGCTGCTGTTTCGATTTCCGGTTCATGCGAACGGGCCAGGGGTTTTTCTCGATTCCCGAGGTCGATGTGGGGGTCCCCTTTCTCCCCGGGATGATCGCTGTCCTCAAAAAGGCCATGCCCGTCTCGACGCTTGAGGAACTGCAGTACACGGGCAAACGGATGACCGCCGAGGAAGGCGTGGCCCGCGGTCTCATCCACACGGCCTGTCCCCCGGAGAGCCTCATCGACGAGGCGATGGCCTTTGCACGGACCCTTCGCAAGCGCCGCGACGTCATTGCCGAGATGAAAGACGTCATGTACCGGGACGTAGTGCAGACCATCGACGTGGAGGACCCCAAGAAGATCGCCGCCGGCTGGCACCGGTGGTTCATCAAGTAA
- a CDS encoding Fic family protein, whose translation MAENRQDTSIHKLAGYAALVKQYDLDVIPNWHKSFVAITGTHRIYSNEGLIEEVYPSKYWPGDTLGGHLEFALKYDGTNLAILTSLFMKASEKDLLEYVRSKPTGKYARRLWFLYEFLTGKTLPLDDVKRGNYIDLIDPDKYYAVTPSRQIRRQRINDNLPGDRRFCPMIRRTTLLRNFEAADLSRRCQRVVSKYSPELLKRALGYLYTKETKSSFEIEHITPGSQRTERFVTLLHLAESKDFCKKTNLIELQNRIVDARFSESDYRSSQNYVGETIAWQNEKIHFVCPKPEDLNGLMEGLTAAHDRMDAGKVSAVIHAAAIAYGFVFLHPFEDGNGRIHRFLIHNILARQGFTPEGIMFPISAAMLKNVANYNDSLEAFSRPLMTLVEYSLNEEGRMAVHNDTARWYRYIDMTPQAESLFEFIEQTIDTELAHELMFLTNYDETKRAIQEIVDLPDRQIDLFIRLCLQNNCRISERKRANPFDSLSDDEIHRMEQAVQDSYGSKTSLFRGHNT comes from the coding sequence ATGGCTGAAAACAGGCAGGACACATCGATACACAAACTTGCAGGGTATGCGGCACTTGTCAAGCAATATGACCTCGACGTTATCCCGAACTGGCACAAATCCTTTGTCGCGATCACTGGAACCCACCGTATTTACTCAAACGAGGGACTGATCGAAGAAGTTTACCCGTCCAAGTACTGGCCGGGGGATACCCTGGGCGGTCACCTCGAGTTTGCGCTCAAGTACGACGGTACTAATCTCGCGATACTCACCAGCCTTTTTATGAAAGCATCCGAGAAAGATCTCCTCGAATATGTCCGGTCCAAACCGACCGGTAAGTACGCCAGGCGGTTGTGGTTCCTGTACGAGTTCCTGACAGGTAAAACTCTCCCGCTGGATGACGTGAAACGCGGAAACTATATCGATCTTATCGATCCTGATAAATATTATGCGGTTACCCCAAGCCGCCAGATCCGCCGTCAGCGGATTAACGATAACTTGCCGGGCGATCGTAGATTCTGCCCGATGATTCGCCGTACTACCTTACTTCGCAACTTCGAAGCGGCCGACCTTTCCAGGCGCTGTCAGCGAGTCGTGTCTAAATACTCCCCGGAATTATTAAAACGGGCGCTCGGCTACCTCTACACCAAGGAGACGAAATCATCCTTTGAGATCGAACACATCACGCCCGGTTCGCAACGGACCGAACGCTTTGTAACGCTTCTTCATCTGGCGGAAAGCAAAGACTTCTGCAAGAAAACGAATTTGATCGAACTGCAAAATCGCATTGTTGATGCACGGTTCTCTGAATCTGATTATCGATCGAGCCAGAATTATGTCGGTGAGACGATCGCCTGGCAAAACGAAAAGATCCATTTTGTATGTCCGAAACCGGAAGACCTGAACGGCCTCATGGAAGGCCTGACAGCGGCCCACGATCGCATGGACGCAGGTAAGGTATCCGCCGTGATTCACGCCGCCGCCATCGCCTACGGATTCGTTTTTCTGCACCCGTTCGAGGACGGCAATGGCCGAATCCACCGCTTCCTGATTCACAATATACTTGCCCGGCAAGGGTTTACGCCCGAGGGAATCATGTTTCCCATATCTGCGGCAATGCTCAAAAACGTTGCCAACTATAACGATTCTCTCGAAGCGTTCTCCCGGCCACTCATGACCCTGGTGGAATACTCGCTCAACGAAGAAGGCCGCATGGCCGTACATAATGATACGGCCAGGTGGTACCGCTATATCGATATGACACCCCAGGCCGAGTCGCTCTTTGAGTTCATCGAGCAGACAATCGATACAGAACTTGCCCATGAATTGATGTTCTTGACCAACTATGATGAGACCAAAAGGGCTATCCAGGAGATCGTGGACCTGCCGGACCGTCAGATCGACCTCTTCATCCGGCTCTGCTTGCAGAACAATTGCCGGATCTCAGAAAGGAAACGTGCAAACCCCTTTGATTCCCTGTCGGATGATGAAATCCATCGCATGGAACAGGCCGTTCAGGACTCTTACGGTAGCAAAACTTCTTTATTCCGGGGACACAATACTTAA
- a CDS encoding PAS domain S-box protein yields MEKIDREKESLIAELKEAHRKIAEYEEVLRDRDIEEGFYSALENIVRAGIYIVQDGKFRFANHYASKFLGYAREDIIGQNSIDFVHPDDREMVIANAREMLSGRRHSSYEFRSIAEDGSIHWIEEIVRPTQYEGRKAVLGNIMEVTERVESRKKQKELETIEASILAAIPHAVIGLKDRRIIFANDGVQSVFGWNEEELRGKSTRILYRTEEDYEKMAGLYSRLKRQKTVLTEFPCRRKDGTDIECMVSASRIGESLKEKDIVITYEDITERERAKNELERSREQLRNLYANLQSVREKERTNIARELHDELGQLLTALNTDLIMMQRKIPDSEVALVQKTDAMVKLVDMTMNTLKRIYMDLRPGMLDHLGLIDAIRWQLEEFRKRSAIECTIITEPDEIDLDAELSTTIFRIFQETLTNILRHAEATKVHVRIRKRKKTIDLVVRDNGKGIREEALTKTDSFGLLGIRERAIALGGTAEISGEKGKGTTVKVHIPLKERKDE; encoded by the coding sequence ATGGAAAAGATAGACAGGGAAAAAGAATCGCTGATAGCTGAGCTGAAAGAGGCCCACCGAAAGATAGCCGAATATGAAGAGGTCCTGAGGGATCGGGATATCGAGGAGGGCTTTTACAGCGCCCTGGAGAATATCGTCCGTGCAGGCATCTATATCGTCCAGGATGGAAAATTCAGGTTCGCCAATCATTATGCTTCAAAGTTCCTCGGTTATGCCAGAGAAGACATCATTGGCCAAAATTCGATAGACTTCGTGCACCCGGATGATCGAGAGATGGTGATCGCGAATGCAAGGGAGATGCTGTCCGGGAGACGCCATTCGTCCTATGAATTCAGGTCGATTGCAGAGGATGGGAGTATCCACTGGATAGAGGAAATAGTGCGGCCCACTCAGTACGAAGGGAGGAAGGCCGTTCTCGGTAATATCATGGAGGTTACGGAGCGGGTAGAATCGAGAAAGAAACAGAAGGAGCTTGAAACGATCGAGGCCTCGATCCTCGCGGCAATACCCCACGCGGTCATTGGACTGAAGGACAGGCGGATCATCTTTGCCAACGATGGTGTCCAGTCGGTCTTTGGATGGAATGAGGAAGAACTGAGGGGGAAGAGCACGAGAATTCTCTACCGCACGGAGGAGGATTACGAAAAGATGGCCGGTCTCTATTCGAGACTGAAGCGTCAAAAAACGGTGCTGACAGAATTTCCCTGCCGGCGGAAGGACGGTACCGATATCGAATGTATGGTCAGTGCCTCGAGAATAGGTGAGAGTCTCAAGGAAAAAGATATCGTCATTACCTATGAAGATATTACCGAGCGTGAAAGAGCTAAAAACGAGCTGGAACGGTCGAGGGAACAGCTACGGAATCTTTACGCCAATCTTCAGTCAGTTCGTGAGAAAGAACGCACGAATATTGCGCGAGAGCTTCACGATGAATTGGGGCAACTGCTCACGGCACTGAATACCGATCTCATAATGATGCAGAGGAAGATACCTGATAGCGAGGTGGCGCTCGTCCAAAAGACGGATGCAATGGTGAAGCTTGTTGATATGACGATGAACACGCTGAAACGGATCTATATGGATCTCCGACCCGGGATGCTCGATCACCTGGGTCTTATAGACGCGATCAGGTGGCAACTGGAAGAGTTCAGAAAGCGTTCAGCTATAGAATGCACCATTATTACCGAGCCCGATGAGATTGATCTTGATGCCGAACTTTCAACGACGATCTTTCGTATCTTTCAGGAGACACTTACCAATATATTGCGACATGCAGAAGCGACGAAGGTCCATGTGAGGATCAGGAAGAGGAAAAAAACCATTGACCTTGTCGTTCGTGACAACGGAAAGGGAATAAGAGAAGAAGCGTTAACTAAAACCGATTCGTTCGGTTTACTGGGCATTCGGGAACGGGCGATCGCCCTGGGAGGGACAGCCGAAATATCCGGTGAAAAGGGGAAGGGCACCACGGTAAAGGTTCATATCCCTCTGAAAGAAAGGAAAGATGAATAA
- a CDS encoding response regulator transcription factor yields MKKIEILIADDHPIVREGFKQVISETDDMIVADEASNGQEVMALVNKRDYDLILLDISMPGRSGLEVLKDLKSEHQKLPVLILSIYPEEQYAVRAFRAGASGYLTKASAPNELISAIRKIVHGGRYVSESLAEKLTYYLDRDTTKPLHDSLSDREYQVMLLLGSGKTVKEIAEMLFLSVKTISTYRTHILEKMKMKNNAEITFYVVKNKLIE; encoded by the coding sequence ATGAAGAAAATAGAGATACTGATCGCCGACGATCATCCCATTGTTCGAGAGGGCTTCAAGCAGGTCATCTCAGAAACCGACGACATGATAGTGGCTGACGAGGCGAGTAACGGGCAGGAGGTGATGGCCCTCGTAAATAAACGAGACTATGACCTGATACTGCTTGATATATCAATGCCCGGAAGAAGCGGTCTTGAGGTGCTGAAGGATCTCAAAAGTGAACATCAAAAGCTTCCCGTTCTCATACTCAGCATCTATCCCGAGGAGCAGTATGCGGTACGGGCCTTCCGGGCAGGGGCATCGGGATATCTGACAAAGGCGAGCGCACCGAACGAACTGATCTCTGCAATAAGAAAGATCGTTCATGGCGGGAGATACGTCAGCGAATCGCTCGCGGAAAAGCTTACCTATTATCTTGATCGGGACACCACGAAACCGCTCCACGATTCACTCTCGGATCGTGAATATCAGGTCATGCTGCTGTTAGGGTCGGGGAAGACAGTAAAAGAAATTGCCGAGATGTTGTTTCTCAGCGTAAAGACGATCAGTACCTATCGGACACATATCCTCGAAAAAATGAAGATGAAAAACAATGCGGAGATAACGTTCTATGTAGTAAAGAACAAACTGATCGAGTAG
- a CDS encoding 3-hydroxyacyl-CoA dehydrogenase family protein codes for MNEIRRVAVIGTGVIGAAWVTLFAIKGYDVAAYSRTRSTREKGLENVHSNLGFFVKKHMISEVERESALRRVTIVDDLEEAVRDADFIEECTGETYDVKKSIFSEIGKYAPSHAIIASSTSGLSMSEIQQVVKQKDKCIITHPWNPPHLIPLIEIVPGKDTSQETTDTAYSFMERLGKVPVIVRKEVTGFIGNRLAAALWREAIDLVDRGVATVEDVDKAIHAGPGIRWALMGTHMTYHLGGGEAGGYSHFIEGIGNTTFKTIWEELETRNHISDPVKEKLNQGVKEAIKGKSFQDIVQWRDDKIVDILSIKEDQFWGDPMNFPVYDVDNITQKSGKEVQKKPAEVRKIKERVA; via the coding sequence ATGAATGAGATACGAAGAGTAGCGGTTATCGGTACCGGGGTCATCGGAGCCGCGTGGGTGACGCTCTTTGCTATAAAGGGATACGACGTCGCGGCCTATTCGAGGACGAGATCAACAAGGGAAAAGGGCCTTGAGAACGTGCATTCAAACCTCGGCTTTTTTGTGAAGAAACATATGATATCCGAGGTCGAGCGAGAAAGCGCCCTTCGACGCGTAACGATAGTCGACGATCTGGAAGAGGCGGTACGGGATGCTGATTTCATTGAGGAATGCACGGGTGAGACCTATGATGTTAAAAAAAGCATCTTCAGTGAAATAGGAAAATACGCGCCGTCACATGCCATTATCGCCAGCAGTACCTCCGGTCTCAGCATGTCTGAAATTCAGCAGGTCGTAAAACAGAAAGACAAGTGTATCATCACACATCCCTGGAATCCCCCCCATTTGATACCGCTTATAGAGATCGTACCAGGCAAGGATACCTCACAAGAGACGACCGATACGGCATATTCATTCATGGAACGTCTCGGAAAGGTTCCCGTCATCGTCAGGAAAGAGGTTACAGGATTTATAGGAAACAGGCTGGCAGCCGCCCTGTGGCGTGAAGCAATTGACCTTGTCGACAGGGGTGTTGCAACGGTTGAAGATGTTGACAAGGCGATCCATGCGGGTCCCGGAATACGTTGGGCGCTGATGGGAACGCACATGACGTATCATCTCGGCGGGGGAGAAGCGGGCGGCTACTCTCATTTCATCGAGGGTATCGGTAACACGACATTCAAGACGATCTGGGAAGAGCTCGAAACGAGAAACCACATAAGTGATCCGGTAAAAGAGAAATTAAACCAAGGTGTAAAAGAAGCGATCAAGGGAAAATCCTTTCAGGATATCGTACAGTGGAGAGACGATAAGATCGTGGACATCCTTTCGATAAAAGAAGACCAATTCTGGGGTGACCCGATGAACTTTCCCGTGTATGACGTGGACAATATAACGCAGAAGAGCGGTAAAGAGGTTCAGAAGAAACCAGCCGAGGTACGAAAGATAAAAGAGCGCGTGGCATAA